From Ovis aries strain OAR_USU_Benz2616 breed Rambouillet chromosome 21, ARS-UI_Ramb_v3.0, whole genome shotgun sequence, a single genomic window includes:
- the LOC105603981 gene encoding eukaryotic translation initiation factor 2 subunit 1-like — translation MPGLSCRFYQHKFPEVEDVVMVNVRSIAEMGAYVSLLEYNNIEGMILLSELSRRCIRSINKLIRIGRNECVVVIRVDKEKGYIDLSKRRVSPEEAIKCEDKFTKSKTVYSILRHVAEVLEYTKDEQLESLFQRTAWVFDDKYKRPGYGAYDAFKHAVSDPSILDSLDLNEDEREVLINNINRRLTPQAVKIRADTEVACYGYEGIDAVKEALRAGLNCSTETMPIKINLIAPPRYVMTTTTLERTEGLSVLNQAMAVIKEKIEEKRGVFNDQMEPKVVTDTDETELARQLERLERENAEVDGDDDAEEMEAKAED, via the coding sequence ATGCCGGGTCTAAGTTGTAGATTTTATCAACACAAATTTCCTGAGGTAGAAGATGTAGTGATGGTGAATGTAAGGTCCATTGCTGAAATGGGCGCTTATGTCAGCTTACTGGAATACAACAACATTGAAGGCATGATTCTTCTGAGTGAGTTGTCAAGAAGGTGTATCCGTTCTATAAACAAACTCATCCGAATTGGCAGGAATGAATGTGTGGTTGTTATTAGAGTGGACAAAGAAAAAGGATACATTGATTTGTCAAAAAGAAGAGTTTCACCAGAGGAAGCAATCAAATGTGAAGATAAATTTACCAAATCCAAAACTGTTTACAGCATTCTTCGTCATGTTGCTGAGGTCTTAGAATACACCAAGGATGAGCAGCTGGAAAGCCTGTTCCAGAGGACTGCCTGGGTCTTCGATGACAAGTACAAGAGACCCGGATATGGTGCCTATGATGCATTTAAGCACGCAGTCTCAGACCCATCTATTTTGGATAGCTTAGATTTGAATGAAGATGAACGGGAAGTACTCATTAACAATATTAATAGGCGTTTGACCCCACAGGCTGTCAAAATTCGAGCagatactgaagtggcttgttATGGCTATGAAGGCATTGATGCCGTAAAAGAAGCTCTGAGAGCGGGTTTGAATTGTTCTACAGAAACCATGCCTATCAAGATTAATCTAATAGCTCCTCCTCGGTATGTAATGACTACAACCACCCTGGAGAGAACAGAAGGCCTCTCTGTCCTCAATCAAGCTATGgctgttataaaagaaaaaattgaggaaaagagGGGCGTCTTCAATGATCAAATGGAGCCCAAAGTGGTCACAGATACAGATGAGACCGAACTTGCAAGGCAGCTGGAGAGGCTTgagagagaaaatgcagaagTGGATGGAGATGATGATGCAGAAGAAATGGAAGCCAAAGCTGAAGATTAA